From one Erinaceus europaeus chromosome 4, mEriEur2.1, whole genome shotgun sequence genomic stretch:
- the SAMM50 gene encoding sorting and assembly machinery component 50 homolog has protein sequence MGTVHARSLEPLPPGGPDFGGLGEEAEFIEVEPETKQEILENKDVVVQHIHFDGLGRTKDDIIMYEIGDVFKAKNLIEVMRKSHEAREKLLRLGIFRQVDVLIDTCQGDDALPNGLDVTFEVTELRRLTGSYNTMVGNNEGSMVLGLKLPNLMGRAEKVTFQFSYGTKETSYGLSFFKPQPGNFEKNFSVNLYKVTGQFPWSCLRETDRGVSAEYSFPIWKTHHTVKWEGVWRELGCLSRTASFAIRKESGHSLKSSLSHAMVIDSRNSSILPKKGALLKVNQELAGYTGGDVSFLKEDFELQVNKQLLLDSVISASLWGGMLVPIGDKPSSIADRFYLGGPTSVRGFSMHSVGPQSEGDYLGGEAYWAGGLHLYTPLPFRPGQGGFGELFRTHFFLNAGNLCNLNYGEGPKAHLRKLAECIRWSYGAGIVLRLGNIARLELNYCIPMGVQQGDRICDGVQFGAGIRFL, from the exons AGTCTGGAGCCTCTTCCACCCGGTGGACCTGATTTTGGAGGATTAGGAGAAGAAGCTGAATTTATTGAAGTTGAACCTGAAACTAAACAAGAAATTCTTGAAAACAAAGAT GTGGTTGTTCAACACATTCATTTTGATGGACTTGGAAGGACAAAAGATGATATCATCATGTATGAAATTGGAGATGTTTTTAAGGCTAAAAATCTCATAGAG GTAATGCGAAAGTCTCATGAAGCCCGTGAGAAACTGCTTCGTCTAGGAATATTTAGACAAGTGGATGTGCTGATTGATACATGCCAAG gtGATGATGCACTTCCAAATGGGTTAGACGTTACCTTTGAAGTAACTGAATTAAGGAGATTAACTGGCAGTTATAACACCATGGTTGGGAACAACGAAGGCAGTATG GTGCTTGGCCTCAAACTCCCCAATCTTATGGGTCGTGCAGAAAAGGTGACTTTTCAGTTTTCATATGGAACAAAAGAAACTTCCTATGGCCTGTCTTTCTTCAAACCACAGCCTGGAAACTTCGAAAAAAA TTTCTCCGTGAACTTGTATAAAGTCACTGGACAGTTCCCCTGGAGTTGTCtgcgagagacagacagaggagtaTCCGCCGAATACAGT TTTCCCATCTGGAAGACCCATCACACCGTCAAGTGGGAAGGTGTGTGGCGAGAGCTGGGCTGTTTGTCCAGGACGGCGTCCTTTGCCATCCGCAAAGAAAGCGGGCACTCTCTGAAATCCTCTCTCTCG CACGCAATGGTCATCGACTCTCGGAACTCCTCCATCTTACCAAAGAAAGGAGCTTTGCTGAAAGTCAATCAG gaACTGGCGGGCTACACCGGGGGTGATGTGAGCTTCCTCAAAGAAGATTTTGAGCTTCAGGTCAACAAACAACTCTTACTTGACTCA GTTATTTCAGCATCTCTCTGGGGTGGAATGCTGGTGCCCATTGGTGATAAGCCCTCCAGTATTGCAGACAG GTTTTACCTTGGGGGACCGACCAGTGTTCGGGGGTTCAGCATGCACAGTGTTGGACCGCAGAGTGAAG GAGACTACCTGGGAGGAGAAGCCTACTGGGCGGGTGGCCTGCACCTCTACACCCCGTTGCCCTTCCGGCCAGGCCAGGGGGGCTTCGGAGAACTCTTCAGGACGCACTTTTTCCTCAACGCAGGCAACCTCTGCAACCTCAACTATG GGGAAGGCCCCAAAGCTCATCTTCGCAAGCTGGCTGAGTGCATCCGCTGGTCATACGGCGCTGGGATTGTCCTCAGGCTTGGCAACATCGCCCGGCTGGAACTCAACTACTGCATCCCCATGGGCGTGCAGCAAGGTGACAG gATATGTGATGGTGTCCAGTTTGGAGCTGGGATAAGATTCCTGTAG